The proteins below are encoded in one region of Sminthopsis crassicaudata isolate SCR6 chromosome 1, ASM4859323v1, whole genome shotgun sequence:
- the LOC141539322 gene encoding butyrophilin subfamily 3 member A3-like isoform X1 has translation MDLISLSCHLFSFFVPIFFLETSTMASGRFSVIGPTEPIHVSVGEVAELPCYLSPAQSAEHMEVAWFQSTRVVHLYQDGEDQFGDQDPNYQGRTELVRDSIYSGNVTLKIQDVRLLDEGSYKCYFENGFHQKEADVILKVSGEEVKPVLVFWMIVFIVYITAVWVLTFGLFTWLLLRYQEHIAQTSPWLWQGNGILAVSWAFEIEIALYFLWILLRCQGFSHKKDSDKLDWMDWVAFLISLFLPWRMIMTLLFKRLCCCQIKGCCQTSE, from the exons ATGGATTTAATCAGCCTCTCATGCCACTTATTCAGTTTCTTTGTCCCCATTTTCTTCCTTGAAACATCCACGATGGCCTCAG GGAGATTCTCAGTTATTGGACCTACAGAACCCATCCACGTCTCAGTGGGAGAAGTTGCAGAGTTGCCATGTTACCTTTCCCCAGCACAAAGTGCAGAGCACATGGAGGTGGCCTGGTTCCAATCTACTCGGGTAGTTCATCTCTATCAAGATGGGGAAGATCAATTTGGAGACCAGGATCCTAATTATCAAGGGAGGACAGAACTGGTGAGAGATTCTATCTATAGTGGGAATGTCACTCTGAAGATACAGGATGTGAGACTCTTAGATGAAGGAAGCTACAAATGTTACTTTGAAAATGGTTTTCATCAAAAGGAAGCTGACGTAATACTAAAAGTCTCAG GTGAAGAAGTTAAACCAGTATTGGTTTTCTGGATGATCGTCTTCATTGTATACATAACTGCTGTCTGGGTACTAACATTTGGCTTATTCACATGGTTGCTTCTCCGATACCAAG AACATATTGCTCAGACCAGTCCCTGGCTATGGCAAGGAAATGGTATCCTGGCTGTATCTTGGGCATTTGAAATTGAAATTGCCTTGTATTTCCTGTGGATTCTGCTACGATGCCAAG GGTTTTCTCACAAGAAAGACTCTGACAAACTAGACTGGATGGACTGGGTGGCCTTTCTGATCTCACTTTTCCTGCCCTGGAGAATGATTATGACACTTCTGTTCAAAAGACTGTGCTGCTGCCAAATCAAAG GTTGCTGCCAAACATCTGAGTGA
- the LOC141539322 gene encoding myelin-oligodendrocyte glycoprotein-like isoform X2, translated as MDLISLSCHLFSFFVPIFFLETSTMASGRFSVIGPTEPIHVSVGEVAELPCYLSPAQSAEHMEVAWFQSTRVVHLYQDGEDQFGDQDPNYQGRTELVRDSIYSGNVTLKIQDVRLLDEGSYKCYFENGFHQKEADVILKVSGEEVKPVLVFWMIVFIVYITAVWVLTFGLFTWLLLRYQEHIAQTSPWLWQGNGILAVSWAFEIEIALYFLWILLRCQGCCQTSE; from the exons ATGGATTTAATCAGCCTCTCATGCCACTTATTCAGTTTCTTTGTCCCCATTTTCTTCCTTGAAACATCCACGATGGCCTCAG GGAGATTCTCAGTTATTGGACCTACAGAACCCATCCACGTCTCAGTGGGAGAAGTTGCAGAGTTGCCATGTTACCTTTCCCCAGCACAAAGTGCAGAGCACATGGAGGTGGCCTGGTTCCAATCTACTCGGGTAGTTCATCTCTATCAAGATGGGGAAGATCAATTTGGAGACCAGGATCCTAATTATCAAGGGAGGACAGAACTGGTGAGAGATTCTATCTATAGTGGGAATGTCACTCTGAAGATACAGGATGTGAGACTCTTAGATGAAGGAAGCTACAAATGTTACTTTGAAAATGGTTTTCATCAAAAGGAAGCTGACGTAATACTAAAAGTCTCAG GTGAAGAAGTTAAACCAGTATTGGTTTTCTGGATGATCGTCTTCATTGTATACATAACTGCTGTCTGGGTACTAACATTTGGCTTATTCACATGGTTGCTTCTCCGATACCAAG AACATATTGCTCAGACCAGTCCCTGGCTATGGCAAGGAAATGGTATCCTGGCTGTATCTTGGGCATTTGAAATTGAAATTGCCTTGTATTTCCTGTGGATTCTGCTACGATGCCAAG GTTGCTGCCAAACATCTGAGTGA